Proteins encoded within one genomic window of Flavobacterium oreochromis:
- a CDS encoding McrB family protein, whose translation MISYIDAIDKFFENFDLNTDRQNHRNITSFLLNQFREKFKPTEIINLSLENYALGRPEKDGFCYWLEYKLNATGKYNGQANKGKIYFRPREDRYIKSGFLENESSDTRAMEMMAVELDKVVNQKFENGVNFEIGRNFVLKILNTYYPEIYFPINSEECLNNALKLFDVDFSNLNYIEKNKKLQTLFLAKKEHFKKDVTNYEFMYFLFDTFGLKGNIEFQGDKVVINGKYKIIQFHPAYSYEDFVRGISAKTNEKGDVHYKVENRILAELAQEALDNPSARYVLIIDEINRANLASVLGELIYALEYRYIYDKNNYEEAKVESIYDISTIEDEPNRELILPENLYIIGTMNTADRSVGHIDYAIRRRFGFVDVLPTINPIGEKAKEKFKTVCSLFIENFDEVNWEEPIFKPSKHLSSDFKPEEVMLGHSYFITKEKVDGTKLPDENKQIELKLKYEVVPILKEYVKDGILLENDEVKKSINGLVS comes from the coding sequence ATGATAAGCTATATTGATGCCATTGATAAATTTTTTGAAAACTTTGATTTAAATACAGATAGGCAAAATCATAGAAATATCACTAGTTTTTTACTTAATCAATTTAGAGAAAAATTTAAACCTACTGAAATCATTAATTTATCTTTAGAAAATTATGCTTTAGGCAGACCTGAAAAAGATGGATTTTGTTATTGGCTAGAATATAAACTAAATGCAACGGGGAAATATAATGGTCAGGCAAATAAAGGTAAAATATATTTTCGACCACGTGAAGATCGATATATTAAAAGTGGTTTTTTAGAAAATGAAAGCTCAGATACTAGAGCAATGGAAATGATGGCCGTAGAGTTAGATAAAGTAGTCAACCAAAAATTTGAGAATGGTGTAAATTTTGAAATAGGAAGAAACTTTGTTTTAAAAATTTTAAACACCTACTATCCAGAAATATATTTCCCTATTAACAGTGAAGAATGTTTAAACAATGCACTTAAACTTTTTGATGTTGATTTTTCAAATCTTAATTATATAGAAAAAAATAAAAAATTACAAACATTGTTCTTAGCAAAAAAAGAACACTTCAAAAAGGATGTAACTAATTATGAATTTATGTATTTTTTGTTTGATACATTCGGTTTAAAAGGTAATATCGAATTTCAGGGGGATAAAGTAGTTATAAATGGTAAATATAAAATAATTCAATTTCATCCAGCTTATAGTTATGAAGACTTTGTAAGAGGTATTTCTGCAAAAACTAATGAAAAAGGTGATGTACATTATAAAGTAGAAAATAGAATTTTAGCTGAACTTGCTCAAGAAGCACTAGATAATCCTAGTGCAAGATATGTTTTAATTATTGATGAAATTAACAGAGCTAACCTAGCATCAGTCCTAGGTGAACTAATTTACGCTTTAGAATATCGTTATATCTATGATAAAAATAATTATGAGGAGGCAAAAGTTGAGAGTATTTATGATATTTCTACGATAGAAGATGAGCCAAATAGGGAATTGATTCTACCCGAAAATTTATACATCATTGGCACTATGAACACCGCCGACAGAAGTGTTGGTCATATAGATTACGCCATACGAAGACGTTTTGGATTTGTGGATGTGTTACCTACCATTAATCCTATAGGAGAAAAAGCCAAAGAAAAATTTAAAACTGTTTGTAGTTTGTTTATTGAAAATTTTGACGAGGTTAACTGGGAAGAACCTATTTTTAAACCTTCAAAACATTTGTCTTCTGATTTTAAACCAGAGGAGGTTATGCTAGGACATAGTTATTTTATAACTAAAGAAAAAGTTGATGGTACTAAACTTCCAGATGAAAACAAACAAATCGAACTAAAGTTAAAATATGAGGTAGTTCCTATTTTAAAGGAATATGTTAAAGATGGGATTTTATTAGAAAATGATGAGGTCAAAAAGAGTATAAATGGACTTGTTTCTTAA
- a CDS encoding McrC family protein translates to MDLFLKTSDSNYFIEHHHSYFKDEIAKECDVPVIPPPILFLQNEKSVCFEINAHTRKIQTNYYIGVDWLIENQKAICVEPKLNKERTDQIDYLAMLFSALKHSESAKHLDNLFELKWDKDYIEIEQQQDFLTPLLVVQFLSLVKEIVRKGLKKSYYKVENNLYAKVKGKVLISQTIKQNLVKNKPLHTYCNYDEFGLNGLENRLLKKALVFVQRYLPNIKNLQSEKYTTVIFNYINPAFEFVSEEVNLHDVKHTKTNAFYKEYEEAIKLAKLILKRFGYTISNTQEKE, encoded by the coding sequence ATGGACTTGTTTCTTAAAACATCTGATAGCAATTATTTTATTGAGCATCATCATTCTTATTTTAAAGATGAAATAGCAAAAGAATGTGATGTGCCTGTAATTCCTCCTCCCATTTTGTTTTTGCAAAATGAAAAGTCGGTATGTTTTGAAATTAATGCTCATACTAGAAAAATACAAACTAATTATTACATTGGTGTCGATTGGTTGATTGAAAACCAAAAGGCAATTTGTGTTGAGCCTAAACTTAATAAAGAACGTACAGATCAAATAGATTATCTAGCAATGCTATTTTCGGCTTTGAAACATTCAGAATCAGCTAAACATCTTGATAATTTGTTTGAGCTAAAGTGGGATAAGGATTATATTGAAATTGAACAACAGCAAGATTTTTTAACACCTTTGCTAGTAGTTCAGTTTTTAAGTTTAGTTAAAGAAATAGTTCGTAAAGGATTAAAAAAATCGTATTATAAAGTTGAGAACAACTTATATGCTAAAGTAAAGGGCAAAGTATTAATAAGCCAAACTATCAAACAAAACCTAGTTAAAAACAAACCACTACATACCTATTGCAATTATGATGAATTTGGTTTAAACGGCTTGGAAAATAGATTATTAAAAAAAGCACTGGTATTTGTTCAGCGCTATTTGCCTAACATTAAAAATCTGCAATCGGAAAAATACACTACCGTAATATTTAATTACATCAATCCAGCCTTTGAATTTGTTTCGGAAGAAGTGAATCTTCACGATGTAAAACATACCAAGACTAATGCATTTTATAAAGAATATGAAGAAGCTATAAAATTAGCGAAACTTATCTTAAAAAGGTTTGGTTATACTATTTCTAATACTCAAGAAAAAGAATAA
- a CDS encoding McrC family protein, with the protein MSKLFELYVFAKLKEIFPDKNEVKYHQKFNGLEPDFILNSKDGKYQMVVDAKYKQRYSYTNISIDDIRQVSGYARMKSIYKALGMENKHKEVIDCLIIYSDQFSDRKDFINDGFNYVSVEEYVNFYKIGIALPVLKNDSE; encoded by the coding sequence ATGAGTAAATTGTTTGAGTTGTATGTGTTTGCCAAATTAAAAGAAATCTTCCCAGATAAAAATGAGGTTAAATATCATCAAAAATTCAATGGTCTTGAACCTGATTTTATCTTAAATTCTAAAGATGGTAAATATCAAATGGTAGTCGACGCAAAATACAAACAAAGATATTCATATACTAATATTAGTATTGATGATATACGACAAGTAAGTGGTTATGCTAGAATGAAGTCTATATACAAAGCGTTAGGCATGGAAAATAAACACAAAGAAGTGATTGATTGTTTGATAATCTATTCGGATCAATTTTCTGATAGAAAAGATTTTATAAATGATGGTTTTAATTATGTGTCAGTGGAAGAGTATGTTAATTTTTATAAAATAGGGATAGCATTACCTGTATTGAAAAATGATAGTGAGTAA